In Streptomyces longhuiensis, the following proteins share a genomic window:
- a CDS encoding cytochrome P450 produces the protein MPDSALLPPAPTDGLPLIDISATGPGPAPLQQAMELSRRHGSALVRRLHGRDALFVSDLDLVTELADETRFAKHVGPALENVRAFTADGLFTAYNDEPNWARAHDILMPAFALGSMRTYHPVMYQVSRRLIESWDRAAHSGSPVDVPGDMTRMTLDTIGLAGFGYDFGSFEGSEPHPFVEAMVRCLEWSMKRLARTPGSDHSAADAAFKADADYLAQVVDEVIAARADAPEGDDLLGLMLTARHPDGSALDTANIRNQVITFLIAGHETTSGAMSFALYYLAKHPAVLDLVRREADALFGDAADPEPTFEEVGRLTYTRQVLNEALRLWPTAAAFSRHAREDTLLGGRIPLRAGQPVTVLAPMLHRQPVWGDNPELFDPSRFTPEAEAARSPHAFKPFGTGERACIGRQFALHEATMLLALLVHRYRLVDHADYDLTVKETLTLKPEGFTLTLVPRTSADRNHPALPGHAPVEERTAAPDTLPARVRPGTGVLFLHGSNYGTCRDLAEQLADDVAALGCDTAVAPLDTHAGALPTDRPVVVVAASYNGRPTDDAAEFATWLDGAPDGAANDVSYAVLGVGDRNWAATYQHVPTRIDDRLGALGGTRLCERAAADASGDLNATVRTFTTGLRAALLTQYGDPDAAPAPAGAAEPEDVYEIREIGGGPLDAAAVRHGLVPFTVTEASSLTAPDHPRTKRFVRLALPEGVTYRTGDHLTVLPAQDPALVERAAAAFGVGLDTVLDIRARRPRRDGLALDRPVTVRELLTCHVELGQIPTPAQVALLAEINPCPPEKAALGALADDPRTLVELVEDHPALRGALTWPQLLDLLPPLKPRHYSISSSAERSPTHADLMVSVLDAPARSGRGRFRGTGSTYLAGLRPGDTVLARVQPCREVFRVPNDSETPVVMIAAGTGLAPFRGAIADRGALLAAGAPLAPALCYFGCDHPSGDFLHADELRAAEAAGAVSLRPVFSEAPEAGHAFVQHRVAAEADELWALLGSGARVYVCGDGARMAPGVRDAFRALFRDRTPGADDADAERWLAGLIADGLYVEDVYAG, from the coding sequence ATGCCCGACTCCGCGCTGCTCCCGCCGGCCCCCACCGACGGCCTTCCGCTCATCGACATCTCCGCCACGGGTCCCGGACCCGCGCCCCTCCAGCAGGCCATGGAGCTGTCCCGCCGCCACGGCTCCGCGCTGGTGCGCAGGCTGCACGGCCGCGACGCCCTCTTCGTCAGCGACCTCGACCTCGTCACCGAGCTCGCCGACGAGACCCGCTTCGCCAAGCACGTGGGCCCCGCGCTGGAGAACGTCCGCGCCTTCACCGCCGACGGCCTCTTCACCGCCTACAACGACGAACCGAACTGGGCCCGCGCCCACGACATCCTCATGCCCGCCTTCGCCCTGGGCTCCATGCGGACCTACCACCCCGTCATGTACCAGGTGTCCCGCCGCCTCATCGAGTCCTGGGACCGCGCCGCGCACTCGGGCAGCCCCGTGGACGTGCCGGGCGACATGACGCGCATGACCCTCGACACCATCGGACTCGCGGGCTTCGGCTACGACTTCGGGTCCTTCGAGGGCTCCGAGCCGCACCCCTTCGTGGAGGCCATGGTCCGCTGCCTCGAATGGTCGATGAAGCGCCTCGCCCGCACGCCCGGCTCCGACCACTCGGCAGCCGACGCCGCGTTCAAGGCCGACGCGGACTATCTGGCGCAGGTGGTCGACGAGGTCATCGCGGCGCGCGCCGACGCCCCCGAAGGCGACGACCTGCTCGGCCTGATGCTCACAGCCCGCCACCCCGACGGCTCCGCGCTCGACACGGCGAACATCCGCAACCAGGTCATCACCTTCCTCATCGCGGGCCACGAGACGACCTCGGGCGCGATGTCCTTCGCCCTGTACTACCTGGCCAAGCACCCGGCCGTGCTCGACCTCGTACGCCGTGAGGCCGACGCCCTGTTCGGGGACGCGGCCGACCCCGAGCCCACCTTCGAGGAGGTCGGCCGGCTCACGTACACCCGGCAGGTACTGAACGAGGCGCTCCGCCTGTGGCCGACCGCGGCCGCGTTCAGCCGCCACGCGCGCGAGGACACGCTCCTCGGCGGACGCATCCCGCTGCGTGCCGGGCAGCCGGTCACCGTCCTCGCGCCGATGCTGCACCGGCAGCCGGTGTGGGGCGACAACCCGGAACTGTTCGACCCCTCCCGGTTCACGCCCGAGGCGGAGGCCGCGCGCTCGCCGCACGCCTTCAAGCCGTTCGGCACCGGTGAACGCGCCTGCATCGGGCGGCAGTTCGCGCTTCACGAGGCGACGATGCTGCTCGCCCTGCTGGTGCACCGTTACCGGCTCGTCGACCACGCCGACTACGACCTCACGGTCAAGGAGACGCTGACGCTCAAGCCCGAGGGCTTCACCCTCACGCTCGTCCCGCGCACCTCCGCCGACCGCAACCACCCGGCCCTGCCCGGACACGCGCCCGTCGAGGAGCGGACGGCCGCACCGGACACGCTGCCCGCGCGGGTGCGGCCCGGCACCGGGGTCCTGTTCCTGCACGGCAGCAACTACGGGACCTGCCGCGACCTCGCCGAGCAGCTCGCCGACGACGTCGCCGCCCTGGGCTGCGACACGGCCGTCGCGCCCCTCGACACCCATGCGGGAGCGCTGCCCACCGACCGTCCCGTCGTCGTGGTCGCGGCCTCCTACAACGGCCGCCCCACCGACGACGCGGCCGAGTTCGCCACCTGGCTCGACGGCGCGCCGGACGGCGCCGCGAACGACGTCTCCTACGCGGTCCTCGGCGTGGGCGACCGCAATTGGGCCGCTACCTACCAGCACGTCCCGACCCGCATCGACGATCGGCTCGGCGCGCTCGGCGGCACCCGCCTGTGCGAGCGTGCCGCGGCCGACGCCTCCGGCGACCTCAACGCGACGGTGCGTACGTTCACGACCGGACTGCGTGCCGCGCTCCTCACGCAGTACGGGGACCCCGACGCCGCCCCCGCCCCCGCCGGCGCCGCGGAGCCCGAGGACGTGTACGAGATCCGGGAGATCGGCGGCGGGCCGCTCGACGCCGCGGCCGTCCGGCACGGGCTCGTGCCGTTCACCGTCACCGAGGCGAGCTCTCTCACCGCGCCCGACCACCCGCGCACCAAGCGCTTCGTGCGTCTCGCGCTGCCCGAGGGTGTCACGTACCGCACGGGGGACCATCTGACCGTGCTGCCCGCGCAGGATCCCGCGCTCGTGGAACGGGCGGCCGCCGCTTTCGGAGTCGGCCTGGACACGGTCCTCGACATCAGGGCCCGCCGCCCGCGCCGCGACGGGCTCGCGCTCGACCGGCCGGTGACGGTCCGCGAACTCCTCACCTGCCACGTCGAGTTGGGGCAGATCCCCACCCCGGCGCAGGTGGCGCTGCTCGCCGAGATCAACCCCTGCCCTCCCGAGAAGGCCGCGCTGGGGGCCCTCGCCGACGACCCGCGCACGCTCGTCGAACTCGTGGAGGACCACCCCGCGCTGCGCGGCGCGCTGACCTGGCCGCAGCTCCTCGACCTGCTGCCGCCGCTGAAGCCCCGGCACTACTCGATCTCGTCGAGCGCCGAGCGGAGCCCCACGCACGCCGACCTCATGGTGTCCGTCCTCGACGCCCCGGCCCGCTCGGGCCGCGGCCGGTTCCGCGGCACCGGATCGACGTACCTGGCCGGGCTCCGGCCCGGTGACACGGTGCTCGCCCGCGTCCAGCCGTGCCGCGAGGTCTTCCGCGTCCCCAACGACTCGGAGACCCCGGTTGTCATGATCGCCGCGGGGACGGGCCTCGCACCGTTCCGCGGCGCCATCGCCGACCGCGGTGCCCTGCTCGCCGCCGGCGCCCCGCTCGCACCCGCCCTGTGCTACTTCGGCTGCGACCACCCCAGTGGTGACTTCCTGCACGCCGACGAACTGCGCGCCGCCGAGGCCGCGGGTGCCGTCTCTCTGCGCCCCGTCTTCAGCGAGGCACCCGAGGCGGGCCACGCCTTCGTCCAGCACCGGGTGGCCGCCGAGGCCGACGAACTGTGGGCGCTGCTCGGGTCCGGGGCGCGCGTCTACGTCTGCGGTGACGGGGCCCGGATGGCGCCCGGTGTCCGCGACGCGTTCCGCGCTCTGTTCCGGGACCGCACGCCGGGAGCCGACGACGCCGATGCGGAGCGCTGGCTGGCCGGTCTGATCGCGGACGGACTGTACGTGGAGGACGTCTACGCGGGCTGA
- a CDS encoding TIGR03364 family FAD-dependent oxidoreductase: protein MSITTAPSSAPSPAADLPSGRSDLVIVGAGVVGLAHAFEAARRGLTVTVVERDWQPVGASVRNFGHCCITAQRGDLLELAYRSRAGWLEAAKSSGLWAKEAGALVVARSEAELAVLEELREERGADTVRLRTREEVAGELGRGADAGDIVGGAFLPDDLRVNPREAAPDLAAWLSVQPNVTVVWGTNVNGVEEGTVHTSRGPVHGDRILVCVGHDLDRLYPTAAEEHGIERCRLTMARVTAPDAFRTDAAILTATSMLRYDAFTAMPSGRRLREEVTGHSPELLDVVANVMFTRLPDGTVLVGDSHAYGRTATPFEDEPTARLLLDSAAEVLGAGDLRVTERWQGVYASSGRGPLLVRDMAPGVRAISVTSGIGMTLSFGLAAATFDESLAATA, encoded by the coding sequence ATGAGCATCACAACAGCGCCCTCGTCCGCCCCTTCGCCCGCCGCCGACCTCCCCAGCGGCCGCAGCGACCTGGTCATCGTCGGTGCCGGGGTCGTCGGCCTCGCCCACGCCTTCGAGGCCGCCCGGCGCGGTCTGACCGTCACGGTCGTCGAGCGCGACTGGCAGCCCGTAGGCGCTTCGGTACGCAACTTCGGGCACTGCTGCATCACGGCACAGCGCGGCGACCTGCTGGAACTCGCCTACCGTTCGCGGGCGGGGTGGCTGGAGGCCGCGAAGAGCTCGGGCCTGTGGGCCAAGGAGGCCGGCGCCCTCGTGGTGGCGAGGTCGGAGGCGGAACTGGCGGTCCTGGAGGAGCTGCGCGAGGAGCGCGGCGCGGACACCGTCCGGCTGCGGACCCGCGAGGAGGTCGCGGGCGAACTCGGCCGGGGCGCCGACGCGGGTGACATCGTGGGCGGCGCCTTCCTCCCCGACGACCTGCGCGTCAACCCCCGCGAGGCGGCACCGGACCTGGCCGCATGGCTGTCCGTACAGCCCAACGTCACCGTGGTGTGGGGCACCAACGTGAACGGCGTCGAGGAGGGCACCGTCCACACCAGCCGCGGCCCGGTCCACGGCGACCGGATCCTCGTCTGCGTGGGCCACGACCTGGACCGCCTGTACCCCACGGCGGCGGAGGAGCACGGCATCGAGCGCTGCCGCCTGACCATGGCGCGGGTCACGGCGCCCGATGCCTTCCGTACGGACGCGGCGATCCTGACCGCGACGTCCATGCTGCGCTACGACGCCTTCACGGCCATGCCGTCGGGGCGGAGGCTGCGCGAGGAGGTCACCGGTCACAGTCCCGAGCTGCTCGACGTCGTCGCGAACGTCATGTTCACCCGCCTGCCCGACGGCACGGTCCTGGTCGGGGACTCCCACGCCTACGGGCGCACCGCCACCCCGTTCGAGGACGAGCCGACAGCGCGACTGCTGCTCGACTCGGCGGCCGAGGTCCTCGGCGCCGGCGACCTGCGGGTGACGGAACGCTGGCAGGGCGTCTACGCGAGCAGCGGCCGCGGCCCGCTCCTGGTCCGCGACATGGCACCGGGCGTGCGGGCCATCTCGGTCACCTCGGGCATCGGCATGACGCTCTCGTTCGGCCTCGCCGCCGCCACGTTCGACGAGTCCCTGGCCGCCACCGCCTGA
- the asnB gene encoding asparagine synthase (glutamine-hydrolyzing), whose amino-acid sequence MCGITGWVSFDRDLRASSDTLDAMTQTMECRGPDDRGTWTEGPAALGHRRLAIIDLPGGRQPMTAETPRGTVALVYSGETYNYTELRSELTGRGHRFTTDSDTEVVLRGYLEWGEALAERLNGMYAFAVWDGRENKLVMIRDRMGIKPFYFYETPDGVLFGSEPKAILANPLAKSRVTLDGLRELFTIVKTPGHAVWDGMHEVEPGTVVTVDRGGLRQRAYWTLETRAHTDDRDTSIATVRSLLDDIVRRQLVSDVPRCTLLSGGLDSSAMTAIAARQLGEQGETVRSFAVDFVGQTENFVADEMRGTPDTPYVHDVAKAAGTDHRDIVLDSNELADPEVRARVIRARDIPAGFGDMDASLYLLFRAIREHSTVALSGESADEVFGGYLQFFDEEARNADTFPWLVRMSQHFGDDSDVLRGDLTGALDLDGYVRNSYAGAVRGIQRLDGESDFEYRMRRMCHLHLTRFVRVLLDRKDRASMAVGLEVRVPFCDHRLVEYVYNTPWSLKSFDGREKSLLREATADVLPKSVYDRVKSPYPSTQDPKYAVALQNHAKDLLARPSHRVFDLVDRERVTRAAHRDVPQITQASRRGLERTLDLALWLDLYNPELALS is encoded by the coding sequence ATGTGTGGCATCACCGGCTGGGTCTCCTTCGATCGCGACCTTCGCGCTTCGTCCGACACATTGGATGCGATGACGCAGACGATGGAGTGCCGTGGTCCGGACGACCGCGGCACGTGGACGGAGGGGCCCGCGGCGCTCGGCCACCGCAGGCTCGCGATCATCGACCTGCCGGGCGGGCGTCAGCCGATGACCGCCGAGACACCGCGCGGCACCGTCGCGCTCGTGTACTCCGGCGAGACGTACAACTACACGGAACTCCGCAGCGAACTGACCGGACGCGGCCACAGGTTCACCACGGACTCCGACACCGAGGTCGTGCTGCGCGGCTACCTGGAGTGGGGCGAGGCGCTGGCCGAGCGCCTCAACGGCATGTACGCGTTCGCCGTCTGGGACGGCCGCGAGAACAAGCTCGTGATGATCAGGGACCGCATGGGCATCAAGCCCTTCTATTTCTACGAGACTCCGGACGGCGTCCTGTTCGGGTCCGAGCCCAAGGCGATCCTCGCCAATCCGCTCGCGAAGTCGCGGGTGACGCTCGACGGCCTGCGGGAGCTCTTCACCATCGTGAAGACACCGGGTCACGCGGTCTGGGACGGGATGCACGAGGTGGAGCCGGGCACCGTCGTGACCGTCGACCGCGGTGGACTGCGGCAGCGGGCGTACTGGACGCTGGAGACCCGCGCGCACACCGACGACCGCGACACGTCGATCGCGACCGTACGCTCGCTCCTCGACGACATCGTGCGGCGCCAGCTCGTCTCCGACGTCCCGCGCTGCACGCTGCTGTCCGGCGGCCTCGACTCCTCCGCCATGACGGCGATCGCCGCGCGGCAGCTCGGCGAACAGGGCGAGACCGTACGCAGCTTCGCCGTGGACTTCGTCGGCCAGACGGAGAACTTCGTCGCCGACGAGATGCGCGGCACGCCCGACACCCCGTACGTGCACGACGTGGCGAAGGCCGCCGGCACCGACCACCGCGACATCGTCCTCGACTCGAACGAGCTGGCCGACCCGGAGGTCCGGGCCCGGGTGATCCGGGCCCGTGACATCCCCGCGGGCTTCGGCGACATGGACGCGTCGCTCTATCTGCTGTTCCGGGCGATCAGGGAGCACTCGACGGTCGCCCTGTCGGGCGAGTCCGCCGACGAGGTGTTCGGCGGCTACCTCCAGTTCTTCGACGAGGAGGCGCGCAATGCCGACACGTTCCCGTGGCTGGTGCGCATGTCCCAGCACTTCGGCGACGACTCCGACGTCCTGCGCGGCGACCTGACCGGCGCCCTCGACCTGGACGGATACGTCCGCAACAGCTACGCCGGTGCCGTGCGGGGTATCCAACGCCTGGACGGCGAGAGCGACTTCGAGTACCGGATGCGCAGGATGTGCCATCTGCACCTGACCCGGTTCGTGCGGGTCCTGCTCGACCGCAAGGACCGCGCGAGCATGGCCGTCGGTCTGGAGGTGCGGGTCCCGTTCTGCGACCACCGCCTCGTCGAGTACGTGTACAACACGCCCTGGTCGCTGAAGTCGTTCGACGGCCGGGAGAAGAGCCTGCTGCGCGAGGCGACCGCGGATGTGCTGCCGAAGTCGGTGTACGACCGGGTGAAGAGCCCGTATCCGTCGACGCAGGACCCGAAGTACGCCGTCGCGCTCCAGAACCACGCGAAGGATCTGCTCGCCCGGCCCTCGCACCGGGTGTTCGACCTGGTCGACCGGGAGCGGGTGACGCGGGCCGCGCACCGTGACGTACCGCAGATCACGCAGGCGTCCCGGCGCGGGCTCGAACGCACACTGGACCTCGCGCTCTGGCTCGACCTGTACAACCCGGAGCTGGCCCTTTCCTGA
- a CDS encoding MFS transporter, translating into MPDGTRPGVAPDPLRSPAADPASTRRSLRWRWQIFAVTWIAYAGFYFVRQAFSVAKLGILDDPAVNHTLTSHTLGLIDAVYLAAYAVGQFAWGSWADRFGPRVVVIGGMAGAVVASAVIGLSTSLVVFGVAMAVQGLAQSTGWAPLCKNVTSFVPVKERGRILGLWCTNYAFGGLAAPPFLGWWAYSVFDSWHAAFLAGSATLAVVLALFVVFQRDEPADVGLPRPDAQGTTAESGAAPEPAEAPPTSREIYREILRNRMVLTLSAAYFLLKPARYALLLWGPVIVSERLPEVGKLEATLIPVAFGVAGVLAPMTVGWISDRLFSSRRVPPCVLSLGLLMVMLAAFVPLTATGSTMTMVGVLAVIGFGLYAADALIAGVAAVDSGGMAGAGTATGFVNGCGSVGAILGGLLPGFLSTTALFYGFAAAAALAGAVMLPHWNRTAVTA; encoded by the coding sequence ATGCCCGACGGCACCCGGCCAGGGGTCGCGCCCGACCCGCTCCGGTCCCCCGCGGCAGACCCCGCTTCCACCCGGCGGTCGCTGCGCTGGCGCTGGCAGATCTTCGCCGTCACCTGGATCGCGTACGCGGGCTTCTACTTCGTCCGGCAGGCGTTCTCGGTCGCCAAGCTCGGCATTCTGGACGACCCCGCGGTCAACCACACCCTCACGTCCCACACGCTCGGACTGATCGACGCCGTGTATCTCGCGGCGTACGCGGTGGGGCAGTTCGCGTGGGGCTCGTGGGCGGACCGGTTCGGGCCGCGGGTCGTCGTGATCGGCGGGATGGCGGGCGCGGTGGTCGCGTCGGCGGTCATCGGCCTGAGCACCTCGCTCGTGGTGTTCGGCGTCGCGATGGCCGTGCAGGGGCTCGCGCAGTCGACGGGCTGGGCGCCGCTGTGCAAGAACGTCACCAGTTTCGTGCCGGTGAAGGAGCGCGGCCGGATCCTCGGCCTGTGGTGCACGAACTACGCGTTCGGCGGCCTGGCGGCGCCGCCGTTCCTCGGCTGGTGGGCGTACTCGGTCTTCGACAGCTGGCACGCGGCGTTCCTGGCGGGGTCGGCGACGCTGGCCGTCGTCCTCGCGCTGTTCGTCGTCTTCCAGCGCGACGAGCCCGCGGACGTGGGTCTCCCCCGGCCGGACGCCCAGGGGACGACGGCCGAGTCCGGCGCCGCGCCCGAGCCGGCCGAGGCGCCGCCCACCTCGCGCGAGATCTACCGCGAGATCCTGCGCAACCGGATGGTCCTGACGCTCAGCGCCGCGTACTTCCTGCTCAAGCCCGCCCGGTACGCGCTCCTGCTGTGGGGCCCGGTGATCGTCAGTGAACGGCTGCCCGAGGTGGGCAAGTTGGAGGCCACGCTGATCCCGGTGGCGTTCGGCGTGGCCGGTGTGCTGGCGCCGATGACGGTCGGCTGGATCTCGGACCGTCTGTTCTCCTCCCGGCGTGTGCCGCCGTGCGTCCTCTCGCTCGGGCTGCTGATGGTGATGCTCGCGGCGTTCGTGCCGCTCACCGCGACCGGCAGCACCATGACGATGGTCGGCGTCCTGGCCGTGATCGGCTTCGGTCTCTACGCCGCCGACGCCCTGATCGCGGGCGTCGCCGCCGTCGACTCGGGAGGCATGGCCGGGGCGGGCACCGCCACCGGTTTCGTCAACGGCTGCGGCTCCGTCGGCGCGATCCTCGGCGGGCTGCTCCCGGGCTTCCTCTCGACCACCGCGCTCTTCTACGGCTTCGCCGCCGCCGCGGCACTCGCGGGAGCGGTCATGCTGCCGCACTGGAACCGGACGGCCGTGACGGCCTGA
- a CDS encoding GntR family transcriptional regulator: protein MKTSKGVPLHEQLGAEFLRRIESGEWPEGEPVPSESQLCEEFGTSRGPVRQALSILRSDGHLVGGRGKPPVARRAAPSQPFASLMSFTQWARSIGREPGQLTVEVARRRASPEAASRLGLDEGEPVVDLVRLRHLDGVPVMVERSTFVLHVGRHLFDMDPDAGSIYEALCARDVDLHHARHTIDAIAADTQDSALLGIEPGEPLLRVRRLAFSRDGVPLEYADDRYLPALANFTIENTAEGRTVVGRYRTDEENPSD, encoded by the coding sequence GTGAAGACAAGTAAGGGTGTGCCGCTCCATGAGCAGCTCGGCGCCGAGTTCCTGCGGCGTATCGAGTCCGGTGAGTGGCCGGAGGGCGAGCCGGTACCGAGCGAATCCCAGCTCTGCGAAGAGTTCGGGACCTCGCGGGGGCCGGTCAGGCAAGCCTTGTCGATACTGCGGTCGGACGGGCATCTCGTGGGCGGCCGGGGCAAGCCGCCCGTCGCCAGAAGGGCGGCTCCGTCGCAGCCTTTCGCGTCACTCATGTCGTTCACCCAGTGGGCCAGATCCATCGGCCGCGAACCCGGGCAGCTGACCGTCGAGGTCGCCCGCCGCCGGGCCTCCCCGGAGGCCGCCTCACGGCTGGGCCTCGACGAGGGCGAACCCGTGGTCGACCTGGTCCGGCTGCGTCACCTGGACGGTGTGCCGGTCATGGTCGAGCGCTCCACGTTCGTCCTCCACGTCGGCCGGCACCTGTTCGACATGGACCCCGACGCGGGCTCGATCTACGAGGCCCTCTGTGCGCGCGACGTGGACCTGCACCACGCCCGCCACACCATCGACGCCATCGCCGCCGACACGCAGGACTCGGCGCTCCTCGGCATCGAGCCGGGTGAACCCCTGCTGCGCGTAAGGCGGTTGGCGTTCTCGCGGGACGGCGTGCCCCTGGAGTACGCCGACGACCGCTATCTGCCCGCACTCGCCAACTTCACCATCGAGAACACCG